The genomic stretch aaGGTGGTGACCTAAAAGATCGACCTCGAATAAcctgttaattttataatttaattaagtcatgaaatcataataaatctataaaaaataaattataataaattataaaatttaatttctaataaacacTAAAAGCCCTTTTTCCATTTCCTTCACCTTTTCCTGCTATATGCTAAACtcatctctttttaaaaaatgagactTCTCATTTCTAGGTAgagataagtaaaaaaaaactaaaagaattaattaaactgagaaaaaaaaaataaaaaaattaaacatgaaaaataactgattagaatatttaaaataatatttagtttggtttagttcagttttaatttcataagtctaaaactgaaaaacatttaaaaaaaaattataggaacGAACCAACTTCAATATATTCTCATGGCAATGTGCAGCAGCCCAATTCCATGCTGCTCAGTTAATGGCTTCGTGAATATCATGTATGACAGCAACAAGGTAACTGTCTTTTTAGCAGTTGTTATCTAAAAAGGGGTTTTAAGCTTCCAACCAAACCAACCAATTTTCAGACCTTACAAAGCTCAACAACTAGACCCAACAATGACAGCTTGAATCGGACAgatcttttgagttttttagtGGAAATCGCTAAAGAAACTTTGGTTGCGGCCTCCTTGTTGGCGAGAAGAAGGTGGACACTGAAAAGTCCAGCTGTTTAGGGAATGGGTTACGAGTGGTGCTTGCATGGACATGGTTTTTGCAGATCTGTGACAAACAACTACTTGGGTTACTGTTGTCAagatttctgggttttttttaacgGTCAACGAGAAGGATGAAACGCAGTTTTGTAACCTTGGATGAGAAGCTACAATCTGTAGCTTTTTGTTGTCTGTGGTTGAGGTGCAAAACGCAGCATTTTGTAACCTTGGATGAGAAGCTACAATTTGTAGCTTTTTGTTATCTGTGGTTGAGGTGCCCAACGCAAAGTTACTTTTTGTAACCAGACAGACTAAAAATTGTGGCTGGGGCAAAACACATCCCCAGCCACAATACCAACCAAACGGGCTCGGACCAACCATTAAGATAGATAGTAATCTCCACGACGAGTTGTCTGCTTTCAGACAAAATATCTGGCAATTACAATGAACACTAAATATAAGAGATGAAGCTTGAAATACAGAGCAGCACAGAAAGCACCACAATAGTCATATCTAAATTCTGAAGTAGAAAAGATGTGAAGTATGGCCTTATTAAGCTGAATACATAGCTGACTATGGTCCGTAAGTATTTGAACTTGTATGCTAAAACTTTTCGTGGAGCATATGACCAAAGGAAAGGAGTCCTACCAGACTGCATACGGGAAGCCACTCCACAAACAGTTGCCCTTTTTGGAGAAGCATTccaatttttattaagaaatgaaggaaaaaacttGAGCTGTGTTACATCTATCTGATCGGTATCCAGCGTGGCTTAGTTTAAAATTGTAGATGcactatacacacacacacacacacacacacacacacacacacacacacacacacacacacacatatatatataaaaccctcTCTTATTAATTACATACATATCAAAATAGTATCACTTAATCTACACATGGTGTCTATCATATGCCAAAATAAGTTCAGAACTCAATCTGATGCTCAGACAATAAAGCAATCTTTAACTAATTCATCTGTAATTCAGTTAAGAATACATGCTAAAATAGCAAATCATTAACGATGAACATGTAAAAAGATTACACATAATCGCAATCATGAAAATAAACACAATATTGTTCCATTTATTTTCCTGGATCACATTATCAAACTGCATACGGCATAGTTATTACTACCCTACAGCATTGTGTTTCCACTTGATGGCTGCATGCATAATTGCTCGACAATTGTTCTTCACGAACCATTAGTTAAGTTTTTCTAACCCCACCAGCTAGAAAACAGAACAATACTACCAGATGAGGTACATTACAGAATAGGAGAGATTGGATATGCAAGAAAACACAACTGAAGCTAGTTCATACTAATTAACGCATCAGCATTCTATTGAAATGCACATTTCATAAGCCCattagaaaaatgaaataaacaaaatctttttgtttaacaaaatttaattcactcaATCATTTAATTGGTAATGCCAGAGAAACAATCTCAAATATCAATTACTTATTTATGTGGCATGATTAGCACGCACAAGCACCTATCCTGCAGAAAAACAagcaaatataaaaagtaaaccaGAACAGCCTAAACATTCTACAAACCAACTTTTCAATGTGCATCTCATAAGTTGTGTGGGTACACAACTTGTGGAAGCAGAGGAATTAATGCAGAAAATGTTCATTGCAATCCAAATAACTAAACTAAAGATTTCATTGCTTGCATTCGTTCAATCATGAAACGCATTTAAATCACTAAACTGTAAGATATAAACTTGGGTTTATTCTATCTATAtcagaagaggaaaaaaaaggcaacaaatTACTACACTCATTAAAATTGACAGAGAGCCAAAACCCATAGAAGAAAAGCTTCAAGCTCGTTAACATTAAACCAACTTCCCGCTTACATTAACTCCCATAACTCTCTAAATACTCAAGAATCTCAAAGATCATCAAGTACAACAACAGTAACAGCAGAAGCAGCAACCATAATCCCAAAAAGCTCCAGGATCATTCTCAAAGATCATCTTCATCTCTCAAATACTCGCCAATATCAGCATAGTGATGCACAACAATCCCATTAGGATCACACTTTCTACACTCCTGTGTCGACCTTGCAGCAGTTCCAAACCCCAAAGGCACATCACTCATAGAAAACACAACAACCCCATCATTTCTATTAATACTATCAGTAATCTTCCCTAGCCCACCTTTCAACACATGATTCCCATACAGAAAAGACATCTCTGAAGTGGGTTTTAACCAAACTTTATGTTTAGCATTAGCAGCCAATAAATTCAGTGACTGAACAGTCAATCTAAAACCACCCCCGTGAGTGAATTTCCCAATACAAGTACCTAAAGATACCAAATTTTTGCGTCCAATGTTTGTTGCTCGCTTCACTAGCGATTCACTGATGTAAAATACCTTGTTTTTGTGGAGCCTGAAGCAGTACCGACCTGGGTTCGGGTCTGGCCCTTCATGTGATGGGTtttcaatgatgtttttgagGTTGTTTCCTGTGAACAACATCAGTTTCTTGAAGACTTCACCCATTTCTTTCTCGTCTAAAGGTCTCTTTTTTTGGTTTCCTGATTTATCGAAAGGAGGAGGAGTAGATTGAGGATTCAATGCTGCAACAAAGGTGTGGTTCTTGCTTTGGTTATGCTCTCGTCCAGGGTTAAATGGCGTATCATTCtgttttaaaagtgtgtttaacaaattttgattttgtttttatattttaaattaatatatttttgatatttttaaattattttaatgtatcaatttaaaaaataatttttaaataataaaaataattattattaatatatttttataaataaaaaatacttttaaaaataattagaatcaTATTCCCAAAAAATTCAGCTGCCATTTGCCCTACTGGACCAGAACTTGCTTATAATGACATAAGAGAGCCAGAGAccatatatatcttttaaagcACTGGAGGAGGCAAATATAAAGCGTGGCCTTGATTTGAGATgagaaaaaaactggaaaaaaaaattaaaaaattaattaaattgaaaaaacaaaaaaaaataactagaaaaaattaaattacaaaaaaaatcaattaaaccgattagaattttaaaaaactaaccggttttggttcagtttttggttttaattttaaaattccgTCCAagtctgaaactgaaaaaacagaatccaaacaaaaaaccaagccaaaactgaaaaaaccaagcaaaatcgagccaaaactagaaaaaatcgATCCAAACCAAACCGGTCGATTTGAACCTGTTTCGGttcgttttggttttttataaaaaaatttcagtttggttatttttttataaaaactgaaccgaactgAAACTGATCACACCTGGCTCAGATGAGTggtgtcccttttttttttttctggttgtaCAGGGAATgagcttagttttttttttattttgtttgtttttatattttaaaaatatttttgaaaaaatttaaatttttattttatttttttaattttaaaataattttttttatgtttttaattatgtactgatattaaaaataattttttaaaaataataaaaatattattttaatattaaaaaaatactttaaaaaacaaaactatattcCCATACTCAATcttgttgttttaaatttgtgtaTCCATGCAGGGTCATTTTCCAATCTATCATTTTGTTAGATCTTCTTATCCAAACTAACTCCAAACCAATctaatttatcaaaagaaatttcactgtggaaaaattgaattttcccaAATTGCCACAAATTCTATAGAAaagaattaatattataaaacctGGCCAGTCAACTGCTCAAAGCCAAGATTAATAGTTGGGTTGGTCAGTATGAATTGACtcatttctatttaaaataatattactacaatgtatgttttttaagaaatgaaaacaataatatttagaaaaaataaataaattaaaattcttcaAAGTTTTTACTAGGTTGATTAGATTTCATCACCAAAAACAACTAATTTTgactaagttattttatatttaatttgacatAAAACTCATTTTAAGACTGCGTTTATTTACTTACAGTT from Populus alba chromosome 8, ASM523922v2, whole genome shotgun sequence encodes the following:
- the LOC118039435 gene encoding uncharacterized protein encodes the protein LKQNDTPFNPGREHNQSKNHTFVAALNPQSTPPPFDKSGNQKKRPLDEKEMGEVFKKLMLFTGNNLKNIIENPSHEGPDPNPGRYCFRLHKNKVFYISESLVKRATNIGRKNLVSLGTCIGKFTHGGGFRLTVQSLNLLAANAKHKVWLKPTSEMSFLYGNHVLKGGLGKITDSINRNDGVVVFSMSDVPLGFGTAARSTQECRKCDPNGIVVHHYADIGEYLRDEDDL